In a single window of the Delftia tsuruhatensis genome:
- the paaK gene encoding phenylacetate--CoA ligase PaaK: MPAQCPAPGSLDPIETASRDEIQALQLQRLRWSLQHAYDNVPHYRRAFDAQGVHPSDLRTLADLSRFPFTTKKDLRENYPFGMFAVPRQKVARVHASSGTTGKPTVVGYTLKDIDHWANLVARSIRAAGGRPGDMVHVAYGYGLFTGGLGAHYGAERAGCTVVPMSGGQTEKQVQLIEDFRPDIIMVTPSYMQVIVEEMQRQGLDPRASSLRIGIFGAEPWTEAMRREIEGKAGLDAVDIYGLSEVMGPGVASECVESKDGPVIWEDHFYPEIIDPDTGEVLPDGSEGELVFTSLSKEAMPIVRYRTRDLTRLLAPTSRSFRRMGKIVGRSDDMLIIRGVNLFPTQIEEIVLHNGQLSGQYQLVVSREGNLDRLEVRCEMQPGAQADAQALQQWVQQRIKTLVGVSAEVRVLPPDAIERTLVGKARRVIDHRSR; this comes from the coding sequence ATGCCTGCCCAGTGCCCCGCCCCCGGCAGCCTCGACCCCATCGAGACCGCCAGCCGCGACGAGATCCAGGCCCTGCAGCTTCAGCGCCTGCGCTGGTCGCTGCAGCACGCCTACGACAACGTGCCGCACTACCGCCGTGCCTTCGACGCACAAGGCGTGCACCCCTCGGACCTGCGCACGCTGGCCGACCTGTCGCGCTTTCCCTTCACCACCAAGAAGGACCTGCGCGAGAACTACCCGTTCGGCATGTTCGCCGTGCCGCGCCAGAAGGTGGCGCGCGTGCATGCCTCCTCGGGCACCACGGGCAAGCCCACCGTGGTGGGCTACACGCTGAAGGACATCGACCACTGGGCCAACCTGGTGGCGCGCTCCATCCGCGCGGCGGGCGGGCGACCCGGCGACATGGTGCATGTGGCCTACGGCTACGGCCTGTTCACCGGGGGCCTGGGCGCGCACTACGGTGCCGAGCGCGCGGGCTGCACGGTGGTGCCCATGTCGGGCGGGCAGACGGAAAAGCAGGTGCAGCTGATAGAGGACTTCCGGCCCGACATCATCATGGTCACGCCCAGCTACATGCAGGTGATCGTGGAGGAGATGCAGCGCCAGGGCCTGGACCCGCGCGCAAGCTCCTTGAGGATCGGCATCTTCGGCGCCGAGCCCTGGACCGAGGCCATGCGCCGCGAGATCGAGGGCAAGGCGGGGCTGGACGCGGTGGACATCTACGGCCTGTCGGAGGTGATGGGGCCGGGGGTGGCCAGCGAATGCGTGGAAAGCAAGGACGGGCCGGTGATCTGGGAGGACCATTTCTACCCCGAGATCATCGACCCCGACACGGGCGAGGTGCTGCCGGACGGAAGCGAGGGCGAGCTGGTCTTCACGTCGCTGTCCAAGGAGGCCATGCCCATCGTGCGCTACCGCACGCGGGACCTGACGCGGCTGCTGGCGCCGACTTCGCGCAGCTTCCGGCGCATGGGCAAGATCGTGGGTCGCAGCGACGACATGCTCATCATCCGCGGCGTGAACCTGTTTCCCACGCAGATCGAGGAGATCGTGCTGCACAACGGCCAGCTGTCGGGCCAGTACCAGTTGGTGGTCAGCCGCGAGGGCAACCTGGACCGGCTGGAAGTGCGCTGCGAGATGCAGCCCGGGGCTCAGGCCGACGCGCAGGCGCTGCAGCAGTGGGTGCAGCAGCGCATCAAGACCCTGGTCGGCGTCAGCGCCGAGGTCCGGGTGCTGCCGCCCGATGCCATCGAACGCACCCTGGTGGGCAAGGCCCGCCGCGTGATCGACCACCGCAGCCGCTGA
- a CDS encoding TetR/AcrR family transcriptional regulator, with the protein MARGRSSGYDDQRELILGHAAALFARSGYPGTSMNEVAQACGLSKPTIYHYFRDKYALLVDITDGHMTRLQALVDEVQALELPPEPRLRMLIERFVQEYAHARHAHRVLTEDVRFLQDDDRQRVLGKERAVVEAFAQAVAQLRPDAGGAGLSKALAMLLFGMMNWMFTWLRPDGTLDHEAMAPVVADLFLGGLPAVQTPGKPGHRNAGKKVVTTVNCGA; encoded by the coding sequence ATGGCCCGAGGCCGATCTTCCGGATACGACGACCAGCGCGAACTGATCCTGGGCCACGCTGCCGCGCTGTTCGCGCGCAGCGGCTACCCCGGCACCTCGATGAACGAGGTGGCCCAGGCCTGCGGCCTGTCCAAGCCCACCATCTACCACTACTTCCGCGACAAGTACGCGCTGCTGGTGGACATCACCGACGGCCACATGACCCGGCTGCAGGCCCTGGTGGACGAGGTGCAGGCGCTGGAGCTGCCGCCCGAGCCCCGGCTGCGCATGCTGATCGAGCGATTCGTGCAGGAATACGCCCATGCCCGCCATGCCCACCGTGTGCTCACCGAGGACGTGCGCTTCCTGCAGGACGACGACCGCCAGCGCGTGCTGGGCAAGGAGCGCGCCGTTGTCGAGGCCTTCGCCCAGGCCGTGGCCCAGTTGCGTCCCGACGCGGGCGGCGCGGGCCTGTCCAAGGCGCTGGCCATGCTGCTGTTCGGGATGATGAACTGGATGTTCACCTGGCTGCGGCCCGACGGCACGCTGGACCACGAGGCCATGGCGCCCGTGGTGGCCGACCTGTTCCTGGGCGGGCTGCCTGCCGTGCAGACCCCAGGCAAACCCGGGCATCGAAACGCTGGCAAAAAAGTAGTTACCACGGTAAATTGTGGCGCCTGA
- a CDS encoding ABC transporter substrate-binding protein translates to MKRLTKLGLLAATLATVWGSALADINVGVVVSATGPAASLGIPEKNTVALMPRTVAGQKVNYIILDDASDTTAAVANTRKLISESKVDVILGSSITPNSLAMVDVVSEARTPMITLAASAKIVEPVDAKKFWVFKTPQHDAMMAAAIGEHMAKSGVKTVGYIGFNDAYGESWLQEFRKVAEAKGIKLTATEAYSRSDTSVTGQTLKLMAAKPDAVLIAGSGTPAALPQKSLKERGYQGRIYQTHGVANADFLRVGGKDVEGTLLPAGPVLVAHQLPDANPVKKSAVSYVEAYEAANGKGTASTFGAHSWDAGRVLEAAIPAALKKAQPGTAEFRAALRDALEQTRDVAGAHGIFNMTPTDHLGLDQRAAVMVKIENGTWKYQP, encoded by the coding sequence ATGAAGCGTTTGACCAAACTGGGCCTGCTGGCCGCGACCCTGGCCACGGTCTGGGGCTCGGCCCTGGCCGACATCAATGTGGGCGTGGTGGTCTCGGCCACCGGGCCGGCGGCCTCGCTGGGCATCCCAGAGAAAAACACGGTGGCGCTAATGCCGCGCACGGTGGCGGGCCAGAAGGTCAACTACATCATCCTGGACGACGCCTCCGACACCACGGCGGCCGTGGCCAACACGCGCAAGCTGATCAGCGAAAGCAAGGTCGACGTGATCCTGGGCTCCAGCATCACGCCCAACTCGCTGGCCATGGTGGACGTGGTCTCCGAGGCCAGGACGCCCATGATCACGCTGGCCGCCTCGGCCAAGATCGTCGAGCCCGTGGACGCCAAGAAGTTCTGGGTCTTCAAGACGCCGCAGCACGACGCCATGATGGCCGCCGCCATCGGCGAGCACATGGCCAAGTCCGGCGTCAAGACCGTGGGCTACATCGGCTTCAACGACGCCTACGGCGAAAGCTGGCTGCAGGAGTTCCGCAAGGTGGCCGAGGCCAAGGGCATCAAGCTCACGGCCACCGAGGCCTACTCGCGCAGCGACACCTCGGTCACGGGCCAGACCCTCAAGCTCATGGCGGCCAAGCCCGATGCGGTGCTGATCGCCGGCTCGGGAACGCCGGCCGCGCTGCCGCAGAAATCGCTCAAGGAGCGCGGCTACCAGGGCAGGATCTACCAGACCCACGGCGTGGCCAATGCCGACTTCCTGCGCGTGGGCGGCAAGGACGTGGAAGGCACGCTGCTGCCCGCCGGCCCCGTGCTGGTGGCCCACCAGCTGCCCGACGCCAACCCGGTCAAGAAATCCGCCGTCTCCTATGTGGAGGCCTACGAGGCCGCCAACGGCAAGGGCACGGCTTCGACCTTCGGTGCCCACTCCTGGGACGCGGGCCGTGTACTTGAAGCCGCGATTCCCGCCGCGCTCAAGAAGGCCCAGCCCGGCACGGCCGAGTTCCGCGCCGCGCTGCGCGACGCGCTGGAGCAGACCAGGGACGTGGCCGGCGCCCACGGCATCTTCAACATGACGCCCACCGACCACCTGGGCCTGGACCAGCGCGCGGCCGTCATGGTGAAGATCGAGAACGGCACCTGGAAGTACCAGCCCTGA
- a CDS encoding branched-chain amino acid ABC transporter permease, with protein sequence MDLQIALLLGQDGVVNGAVYGLMALALVLVFSVTRIIFIPQGEFVAFGALTLAMMQAGRVPTTLWLLLALAAAVLVVDLLRWRAGSPVSWPATFLWCLALPAIAVALAWALRPSSLMLQALTTLVLITPMGPLLYRLAYRPLAHASVLMLLIVSVAMHGVLVGLGLLFFGAEGSRTPAFSEAQLRLGDITISGQSLVVVGVALVLVALLFVFFERSMIGKALRATAINRVGARLMGIPTAMAGDVSFALAALIGAISGLLIAPLTTVYYDTGFLIGLKGFVAAIVGGLASYPLALAGALLVGLLEAFSSFWASAYKEVLVFTLIIPVLWWRSRNSHHVEEEE encoded by the coding sequence ATGGATCTGCAAATCGCCCTGCTGCTGGGGCAGGACGGCGTCGTCAACGGCGCCGTCTACGGCCTGATGGCACTGGCCCTGGTGCTGGTGTTCTCGGTCACCCGCATCATCTTCATTCCGCAGGGCGAGTTCGTCGCCTTCGGTGCCCTGACCCTGGCCATGATGCAGGCCGGCCGCGTGCCGACCACGCTGTGGCTGCTGCTGGCCCTGGCGGCCGCCGTGCTCGTGGTGGACCTGCTGCGCTGGCGCGCCGGCAGCCCGGTGAGCTGGCCCGCCACCTTCCTGTGGTGCCTGGCCCTGCCCGCCATCGCCGTGGCCCTGGCCTGGGCCCTGCGCCCGTCCTCGCTGATGCTGCAGGCGCTGACCACGCTGGTGCTGATCACGCCCATGGGGCCGCTGCTGTACCGCCTGGCCTACCGGCCGCTGGCCCACGCCTCGGTGCTGATGCTGCTCATCGTATCGGTGGCCATGCATGGCGTGCTGGTCGGCCTGGGCCTGCTGTTCTTCGGCGCCGAAGGCTCGCGCACGCCGGCCTTCTCCGAAGCCCAGCTGCGGCTGGGCGACATCACCATCTCGGGCCAGTCCCTGGTGGTGGTGGGCGTGGCCCTGGTGCTGGTGGCCCTGCTGTTCGTGTTCTTCGAGCGGTCCATGATCGGCAAGGCGCTGCGCGCCACGGCCATCAACCGCGTGGGTGCACGCCTGATGGGCATTCCCACGGCCATGGCCGGCGACGTGAGCTTCGCGCTGGCCGCGCTGATCGGCGCCATCTCGGGCCTCTTGATCGCGCCGCTGACCACGGTCTACTACGACACGGGCTTTCTGATCGGCCTCAAGGGCTTCGTGGCGGCCATCGTCGGTGGCCTGGCCAGCTATCCGCTGGCCCTGGCCGGCGCACTGCTGGTGGGCCTGCTGGAGGCCTTCTCATCGTTCTGGGCCAGTGCCTACAAGGAGGTGCTGGTGTTCACGCTGATCATCCCGGTGCTGTGGTGGCGCTCGCGCAATAGCCACCATGTGGAGGAAGAAGAATGA